One region of Chlamydia psittaci 6BC genomic DNA includes:
- a CDS encoding stage II sporulation protein M, with translation MSEQHPIHQSSRLNQIEIGKSFLDHNPKVARALQIVGIILSILAVVSSVFLVVATPVGLPISMALGGVLLGIGGSALFTSINSLASSVKKAAIEKKRQNILIQEKSEEIEVGHQTNESIWPKYNKMVDRFANLNMRIGKHERSILKQMGREEGLELIENLDRITGDYIMCTSLLEGRQEVYSEEDYAQRDDSYPTSIRKNDLLIKLGNSIISKLSQGGGVFSLKLQPLSKTMSKVHTGVTLGLVAGGIAAVGVIAAFIPGGILAFPLILASAIGIGLAILGLSYAIKTILKRSKTNKKQLLNDLKSEIDIDALKDMTRHQHVLMGMLRTSLQADQRMTLDHKDFYQDYNKVRDALQMLNEHLDEIEFKYKHTSESYQRRADSLEKTILQLSDLKNASEGEMYYPQVPSSDRAGLLSDTAGFDEMVAKGVQAARERRQKDQRGEISLGDYSQYLDEDELAFGDGWSPSGKRALETMWSAKPTVMNEEDYLILNEDVNKVLRSYRNDILRMKADIARIENLFEELQAGKQRIELFADQIIDIWHNVSSDCHEILNHLVGMQMRLVSLVEHDLTESS, from the coding sequence ATGTCTGAACAACATCCAATACATCAGAGCTCTAGGTTAAACCAGATCGAGATTGGAAAATCCTTTCTAGATCATAATCCTAAAGTTGCTCGAGCGCTTCAGATTGTGGGAATTATCCTCTCTATTTTAGCTGTAGTTTCTTCAGTATTTCTGGTGGTAGCTACTCCCGTAGGTTTGCCTATTTCTATGGCATTAGGAGGAGTTTTGCTCGGTATAGGAGGAAGTGCGCTTTTTACTTCTATCAACTCTTTGGCCAGTAGCGTGAAGAAGGCTGCTATCGAGAAGAAGCGTCAGAATATCTTAATCCAGGAAAAATCTGAGGAGATAGAGGTAGGACATCAGACAAACGAAAGCATTTGGCCTAAGTACAATAAGATGGTGGATAGGTTTGCGAATTTAAACATGCGCATAGGTAAGCATGAAAGAAGCATCCTAAAACAGATGGGCAGAGAAGAAGGACTTGAACTGATTGAAAATTTAGACCGGATTACCGGAGATTATATCATGTGTACAAGTTTACTAGAGGGACGCCAAGAAGTCTATTCTGAAGAGGATTACGCACAAAGAGATGATAGTTATCCAACTTCTATAAGAAAGAATGATCTCCTAATCAAATTAGGAAATAGTATTATTTCCAAGTTGTCTCAGGGTGGCGGGGTCTTTTCTTTAAAATTACAGCCACTAAGTAAGACAATGTCGAAAGTTCATACTGGGGTTACTCTAGGTTTAGTAGCTGGAGGTATTGCTGCTGTTGGTGTTATTGCTGCATTCATTCCTGGGGGGATATTAGCTTTTCCGTTAATTCTCGCCTCAGCAATAGGCATAGGTTTAGCCATTCTGGGATTATCTTACGCAATAAAAACAATATTAAAGAGATCCAAGACAAACAAAAAACAGTTACTCAACGATTTAAAATCAGAAATAGATATCGATGCGCTTAAAGATATGACCCGTCATCAACATGTTCTTATGGGCATGTTGAGAACTTCATTACAAGCTGATCAAAGAATGACTTTAGATCATAAAGATTTTTATCAGGATTACAACAAAGTCCGTGATGCTTTACAGATGTTAAATGAACATCTTGATGAAATAGAGTTTAAATACAAACATACAAGTGAAAGTTATCAAAGACGTGCGGATAGTTTAGAAAAAACCATACTTCAACTTTCGGATCTTAAGAATGCTTCAGAGGGAGAGATGTACTATCCTCAAGTTCCTTCTTCTGATCGCGCAGGATTATTGAGCGATACAGCAGGCTTTGATGAGATGGTCGCTAAAGGGGTACAAGCCGCTCGAGAAAGACGGCAAAAAGATCAACGAGGGGAAATTTCCCTAGGTGATTATTCTCAATACTTAGATGAAGATGAGCTAGCATTTGGTGATGGGTGGAGCCCTTCGGGTAAACGTGCTCTCGAGACTATGTGGTCGGCAAAACCCACAGTAATGAATGAGGAAGATTATCTCATCTTAAATGAGGATGTAAACAAAGTCCTTCGCTCTTATCGAAATGATATACTACGTATGAAAGCAGATATTGCTCGCATTGAAAATCTTTTCGAAGAGCTTCAAGCAGGAAAACAACGGATTGAGCTATTTGCAGACCAGATAATTGATATTTGGCATAACGTATCCAGCGATTGTCATGAAATTCTTAATCATTTAGTTGGAATGCAAATGCGATTAGTTTCATTAGTAGAACATGACCTAACGGAATCTTCATAA
- the mnmA gene encoding tRNA 2-thiouridine(34) synthase MnmA, which yields MNKTVVVAMSGGVDSSVVAYLLKKMTSYRVLGIFMKNWEEEDSNGLCSTAKDYEDVERVAEQLDIPYYTVSFAREYRERVFSRFLKEYSQGYTPNPDVLCNREIKFDLLQKKVVELGGDFLATGHYCRLDVRRQGVELLRGKDPHKDQSYFLCGTRQESLKNVLFPLGDMTKTEVRAIAAQAGLATAQKRDSTGICFIGKRPFKSFLEQFVPNLEGDIMDYDSQKIVGSHEGAHYYTIGQRRGLDIGGSEKPCYVVGKDMEKNIVYIVRGEDHPLLYQQELTAKELNWFVSPESITRCSAKVRYRSEDEECEILHTGEQDKVRVRFASPVKAITPGQTIAFYDGERCLGGGVIEVSMTPHLV from the coding sequence ATGAATAAAACTGTTGTTGTTGCTATGTCTGGAGGAGTAGATTCCTCCGTAGTTGCTTATCTTTTAAAAAAAATGACTTCCTATAGGGTCCTAGGGATTTTTATGAAGAACTGGGAAGAAGAAGATAGCAATGGTTTATGTTCCACAGCTAAAGATTATGAAGATGTTGAAAGAGTCGCTGAGCAGTTGGACATTCCCTATTATACGGTATCTTTTGCTAGAGAGTACCGTGAAAGGGTATTCTCACGTTTCCTTAAAGAATATTCTCAAGGTTATACACCCAATCCTGACGTTCTTTGCAATCGTGAAATAAAATTTGATTTACTTCAGAAGAAAGTTGTCGAGCTAGGAGGGGATTTCCTTGCTACAGGACATTACTGCCGATTAGATGTAAGGAGGCAAGGAGTAGAATTACTTCGTGGGAAGGATCCACATAAAGATCAAAGTTATTTCCTTTGTGGCACGCGCCAAGAGTCTTTGAAAAATGTCCTTTTCCCTTTGGGCGACATGACAAAAACTGAAGTACGCGCTATAGCTGCCCAAGCCGGACTGGCAACAGCTCAAAAAAGAGACAGCACGGGTATCTGTTTTATAGGGAAGCGGCCGTTTAAAAGTTTTCTTGAACAGTTTGTTCCCAATTTAGAGGGAGATATCATGGATTATGATTCTCAGAAAATCGTCGGGAGTCATGAAGGAGCCCATTACTACACTATAGGGCAACGCCGAGGTTTAGATATTGGCGGCTCTGAAAAACCTTGTTATGTTGTGGGCAAGGATATGGAGAAGAATATTGTTTATATCGTACGAGGGGAAGATCATCCTCTACTTTATCAACAGGAACTTACAGCTAAAGAATTGAATTGGTTTGTTTCTCCAGAATCTATAACGAGGTGTAGTGCTAAGGTACGCTACCGTTCCGAAGATGAAGAATGTGAAATTCTACATACGGGAGAACAAGATAAAGTGCGCGTGCGCTTTGCTTCTCCTGTTAAAGCAATCACCCCAGGACAAACCATCGCATTTTATGATGGGGAGAGATGCCTGGGGGGAGGGGTCATAGAAGTGTCTATGACTCCACATTTGGTATAG
- a CDS encoding ATP-dependent Clp protease ATP-binding subunit: MFEKFTNRAKQVIKLAKKEAQRLNHNYLGTEHILLGLLKLGQGVAVNVLRNLGVDFDTAKQEVERLIGYGPEIQVYGDPALTGRVKKSFESANEEAGILEHNYVGTEHLLLGILNQADGVALQVLENLHIDPREVRKEILKELETFNLQLPPASSSNPRGSTSSSSKSSSLGHTLGGDKSDKLSALKAYGYDLTEMFRESKLDPVIGRSTEVERLILILCRRRKNNPVLIGEAGVGKTAIVEGLAQKIISNEVPDTLRKKRLITLDLALMIAGTKYRGQFEERIKAVMDEVRKHGNILLFIDELHTIVGAGAAEGAIDASNILKPALARGEIQCIGATTIDEYRKHIEKDAALERRFQKIIVQPPSVDETIEILRGLKKKYEEHHNVSITEEALKAAATLSDQYVHGRFLPDKAIDLLDEAGARVRVNTMDQPTELMKLEAEIETTKLAKEQAIGTQEYEKAAGLRDEEKKLRERLANMKQEWENHKEEHQIPVDEEAVAQVVSLQTGIPSARLTEAESEKLLKLEDTLRKKVIGQDQAVASICRAIRRSRTGIKDPNRPTGSFLFLGPTGVGKTLLAQQIAIEMFGGEDALIQVDMSEYMEKFAATKMMGSPPGYVGHEEGGHLTEQVRRRPYCVVLFDEIEKAHPDIMDLMLQILEQGRLTDSFGRKVDFRHAIIIMTSNLGADLIKKSGEIGFGARSNFDYKVIQEKIENAVKKHLKPEFINRLDESVIFRPLEKSALSEIIHLEINKLDSRLKNYQMALSIPDSVISFLVTKGHSPEMGARPLRRVIEQYLEDPLAELLLKESCRQEARKLRAHLIEDRVTFERYEEQAENVAATIPNVES; this comes from the coding sequence ATGTTTGAGAAGTTTACTAACAGAGCAAAACAAGTCATTAAATTGGCTAAAAAAGAAGCTCAGAGGTTAAATCATAACTATCTAGGCACAGAGCACATACTTCTAGGCCTACTCAAACTAGGTCAAGGCGTAGCTGTCAATGTATTGCGTAATTTAGGGGTAGACTTTGACACTGCCAAGCAAGAAGTCGAACGCTTGATCGGTTATGGACCAGAAATCCAAGTTTACGGCGATCCCGCTCTGACTGGCAGAGTAAAAAAATCTTTTGAATCAGCGAATGAAGAAGCTGGAATCTTAGAGCATAATTACGTCGGCACAGAACACCTGCTTTTAGGTATTTTAAACCAAGCTGACGGTGTTGCTCTACAAGTTTTGGAAAATTTACATATTGATCCTAGAGAAGTTCGCAAAGAAATTCTTAAAGAATTAGAGACGTTTAATCTTCAGCTCCCACCTGCATCTTCGTCGAATCCCAGAGGGAGTACTTCATCATCTTCCAAATCTTCCTCTCTTGGTCATACTTTAGGTGGAGACAAAAGCGATAAATTATCAGCATTAAAAGCCTATGGTTATGATTTAACAGAGATGTTTCGCGAGTCTAAACTCGATCCTGTTATTGGCCGTTCTACAGAAGTGGAACGTTTAATTTTAATCTTATGCCGCAGAAGGAAAAACAACCCTGTACTTATCGGTGAAGCCGGTGTCGGAAAAACCGCTATTGTTGAAGGCTTAGCACAAAAAATTATTTCTAATGAAGTGCCTGATACTTTACGTAAAAAGCGTTTAATCACTTTAGATCTAGCCTTAATGATCGCGGGAACAAAGTATCGGGGTCAATTTGAAGAACGTATCAAAGCCGTTATGGACGAAGTCCGTAAACATGGCAATATCCTGTTGTTTATCGATGAGCTGCATACAATTGTAGGCGCTGGCGCTGCGGAAGGAGCTATTGATGCTTCTAACATTTTAAAGCCAGCACTAGCACGTGGTGAGATCCAGTGTATTGGAGCGACAACAATAGATGAATACCGCAAACATATTGAAAAAGACGCGGCTTTAGAACGTAGATTCCAGAAAATTATTGTCCAACCCCCAAGTGTGGACGAAACTATAGAGATTCTACGTGGCTTAAAAAAGAAATATGAAGAACATCATAATGTTTCTATTACAGAAGAAGCGTTGAAAGCAGCAGCTACGCTATCTGATCAATATGTTCACGGACGCTTCCTCCCAGATAAAGCGATTGATTTACTTGATGAGGCTGGAGCACGAGTACGTGTAAACACTATGGATCAGCCCACAGAGTTAATGAAGCTCGAAGCTGAGATTGAAACAACGAAATTAGCTAAAGAGCAAGCTATTGGCACTCAAGAATATGAAAAAGCTGCAGGATTACGCGACGAAGAGAAAAAGCTTCGTGAACGTCTTGCCAATATGAAGCAAGAGTGGGAGAATCACAAAGAAGAACATCAAATTCCCGTTGATGAGGAAGCTGTTGCTCAAGTTGTTTCCTTGCAAACAGGCATCCCTTCTGCACGACTTACTGAAGCAGAGAGCGAAAAACTCTTAAAACTTGAAGATACTCTACGTAAGAAAGTCATAGGTCAAGATCAAGCTGTAGCGAGTATCTGTCGAGCAATTCGACGCTCAAGAACAGGAATTAAAGATCCTAACCGTCCTACAGGTTCCTTCTTATTCCTAGGACCTACTGGAGTTGGAAAAACACTACTTGCTCAACAAATCGCTATTGAAATGTTTGGCGGTGAAGATGCTTTAATTCAAGTAGACATGTCTGAGTACATGGAAAAATTCGCTGCTACAAAAATGATGGGATCACCTCCAGGATATGTTGGTCATGAGGAAGGTGGACATCTTACAGAACAAGTGCGTCGTCGTCCTTATTGTGTTGTGCTATTCGATGAGATTGAAAAAGCTCATCCAGACATCATGGATTTAATGTTGCAGATCTTAGAGCAAGGACGTCTCACAGATTCGTTTGGTCGCAAGGTAGATTTTCGTCATGCAATTATCATCATGACTTCAAACTTAGGCGCCGACTTAATTAAGAAAAGCGGAGAAATCGGTTTCGGTGCTCGTTCCAATTTCGATTACAAAGTGATTCAAGAAAAAATTGAAAATGCTGTGAAGAAACATTTAAAACCGGAATTTATTAACCGTTTAGATGAAAGTGTGATCTTCCGTCCTTTAGAAAAATCAGCGTTATCTGAAATCATCCATTTGGAAATTAACAAACTCGATTCTCGCTTGAAAAATTACCAGATGGCATTAAGTATTCCAGATTCTGTGATTTCTTTCTTAGTAACGAAAGGACATTCTCCGGAAATGGGAGCACGGCCTTTACGTCGGGTTATTGAACAGTATCTTGAAGATCCTCTTGCAGAACTCTTGCTGAAGGAATCTTGTCGTCAGGAAGCGCGAAAGCTACGTGCCCATCTCATTGAAGATCGTGTAACTTTCGAGCGCTATGAAGAACAAGCTGAAAACGTTGCGGCAACTATACCAAATGTGGAGTCATAG
- a CDS encoding lipoyl protein ligase domain-containing protein, translating into MTVRIVDSGKGSAETHMARDKYLLEHLKKGEVILHLYEWDSLYPLTYGLFMRPEKFLIDNRAALGMDAAVRPTGGGFVFHHGDYAFSLLVSSEHPLYAPTVLENYYTVNQMVLQVLSRVFRIKGSLSFDEDMHHPKTSNFCMARASKYDILMGDKKVGGAAQRTVKQGFLHQGSVFLSGSSLEFYETFLLPEVIDIIVPAIEKRAFFPLGLSAPSSDLLEARREIKEGLIQIFSRGCL; encoded by the coding sequence ATGACCGTTCGCATAGTAGATTCTGGAAAAGGGAGTGCTGAGACTCACATGGCCAGAGATAAGTATTTACTCGAACACCTCAAAAAGGGGGAGGTAATTCTTCACCTATATGAGTGGGATAGTCTCTACCCTCTGACTTACGGCCTCTTCATGCGTCCAGAAAAATTTTTAATTGATAATAGGGCCGCTCTCGGTATGGATGCTGCTGTCCGACCTACAGGAGGAGGGTTTGTTTTCCATCATGGAGATTATGCATTTTCTTTACTAGTCTCATCGGAACATCCTCTGTATGCACCTACAGTATTAGAAAACTATTATACGGTAAATCAGATGGTATTACAGGTTTTGAGTAGGGTTTTCCGGATAAAAGGATCTCTTTCTTTTGATGAGGATATGCATCACCCAAAAACTTCGAATTTTTGTATGGCCAGAGCCTCAAAATACGATATTTTGATGGGAGATAAGAAAGTAGGTGGTGCAGCTCAGCGTACTGTTAAACAAGGATTTTTGCATCAAGGGTCCGTATTTTTATCGGGCAGTTCTTTAGAGTTTTATGAAACATTTCTTTTGCCAGAGGTCATTGATATTATCGTCCCGGCAATTGAGAAACGTGCCTTTTTTCCTTTAGGTCTGTCAGCACCTTCATCAGATCTTTTAGAAGCAAGAAGAGAAATTAAAGAGGGGCTAATTCAAATATTTTCACGTGGTTGTTTATGA